A genomic region of Streptomyces sp. NBC_00247 contains the following coding sequences:
- the pheA gene encoding prephenate dehydratase: protein MSATRYAYLGPEGTFTEVALRTLPEAATRELVPMVSVPAALDAVRNGEAAAALVPIENSVEGGITATLDELAVGAPLMIYREVLLSISFALLVRPGTRLEDIKSVTAHPAAQPQVRNWLAAHLPGAVWESAASNADGARLVRDGRYDAAFAGEFAAATYGLVPLATEIHDAVNAQTRFVLVGRPARPSAPTGADKTSVVLWLGEDRPGALLELLQEFAVRGVNLMLIQSRPTGKGIGDYCFAVDAEGHIADRRVGEALMGLKRICPNLRFLGSYPRAGVTPEEVAPLRTGTSDTDFAAASDWLARSQDGRG, encoded by the coding sequence ATGTCCGCTACGCGCTACGCCTATCTCGGCCCCGAAGGCACCTTCACCGAGGTGGCGCTCCGTACGCTCCCGGAAGCCGCCACCCGCGAACTCGTCCCCATGGTCTCCGTACCGGCGGCGCTGGACGCGGTCAGGAACGGCGAGGCCGCCGCCGCACTCGTACCGATCGAGAACTCGGTCGAGGGCGGAATCACCGCGACTCTGGACGAGCTGGCGGTGGGCGCCCCACTGATGATCTACCGCGAGGTGCTGCTCTCCATCTCGTTCGCACTGCTGGTGCGGCCCGGTACCCGGCTGGAGGACATCAAGTCCGTCACCGCGCACCCCGCCGCACAGCCGCAGGTCCGCAACTGGCTGGCCGCCCACCTCCCCGGAGCCGTGTGGGAGTCGGCCGCGTCCAACGCGGACGGCGCCCGGCTGGTACGGGACGGACGGTACGACGCCGCCTTCGCCGGGGAGTTCGCGGCGGCGACGTACGGGCTCGTCCCGCTCGCCACCGAGATCCACGACGCGGTGAACGCGCAGACGCGCTTCGTCCTCGTCGGCCGCCCGGCCCGGCCCTCCGCCCCGACCGGCGCCGACAAGACCTCCGTGGTCCTCTGGCTGGGCGAGGACCGGCCGGGCGCCCTGCTCGAACTGCTCCAGGAGTTCGCGGTACGCGGGGTGAACCTGATGTTGATCCAGTCCCGCCCCACCGGGAAGGGCATCGGTGACTACTGCTTCGCGGTGGACGCCGAGGGCCACATCGCGGACCGGCGGGTGGGCGAGGCGCTGATGGGACTCAAGCGCATCTGTCCGAACCTGCGCTTCCTCGGCTCCTACCCCCGGGCCGGCGTGACGCCGGAGGAGGTCGCCCCCCTGCGCACGGGCACCTCGGACACCGACTTCGCCGCCGCCTCGGACTGGCTGGCGCGCAGCCAGGACGGGCGCGGCTGA
- the efeB gene encoding iron uptake transporter deferrochelatase/peroxidase subunit, producing MGADANAATGGVSRRKLIGGAGAAGAAGLVLGAAGGATGYAVTRPDAPTALASIGSTEAMFHGKHQPGITTPLQASGHLVAFDLAAGAGRTEAAALMRRWSTLAGELMAGRPAGSGGDTGIALDAGPSSLTLTFGFGRTFFDRTGLEERRPAGLDPLPAFSSDHLDSGRSNGDLWVQIGADDALVAFHALRAVQRATGSAARVRWQMNGFNRTPGATARPLTARNLMGQMDGTNNPKPADGDFDARIFVPAPSASAAADPAQDWLAGGSYAVVRRIRMLLDDWEKLSVARQERVIGRRKDDGAPLSGGDETTAMDLDKLGPDGKPVIPSNAHARISSPGKNGGAAMLRRPFSYHDGIDPDGTPDAGLLFVCWQADPFRGFVPVQRKLDRGDALSPFIRHEASGVFAVPGGAAEGEYVGQRLLES from the coding sequence ATGGGCGCCGACGCGAACGCGGCCACCGGCGGTGTCTCGCGGCGGAAGCTGATCGGCGGCGCCGGGGCGGCCGGAGCCGCCGGCCTGGTGCTGGGCGCCGCGGGTGGTGCCACCGGATACGCCGTGACGCGCCCGGACGCGCCGACGGCGCTCGCCTCGATCGGTTCGACCGAGGCGATGTTTCACGGGAAACATCAGCCCGGGATCACCACACCGCTCCAGGCGAGTGGCCATCTCGTCGCCTTCGACCTCGCGGCGGGCGCCGGACGCACCGAGGCCGCCGCACTGATGCGGCGCTGGTCGACGCTGGCCGGGGAGCTGATGGCGGGCCGCCCGGCCGGCTCCGGCGGGGACACCGGGATCGCCCTGGACGCCGGCCCGTCCTCCCTGACCCTCACCTTCGGCTTCGGCCGTACCTTCTTCGACCGGACCGGGCTGGAGGAACGGAGGCCCGCCGGGCTCGACCCGCTGCCCGCGTTCTCCTCGGACCATCTCGACTCCGGACGGTCGAACGGCGACCTCTGGGTGCAGATCGGCGCCGACGACGCGCTGGTCGCCTTCCACGCATTGCGCGCGGTCCAGCGCGCCACCGGTTCGGCTGCGCGCGTGCGCTGGCAGATGAACGGCTTCAACCGCACTCCGGGCGCGACCGCCCGCCCTCTGACGGCCCGCAACCTGATGGGCCAGATGGACGGGACCAACAACCCCAAGCCCGCCGACGGCGACTTCGACGCACGGATCTTCGTGCCCGCGCCCTCGGCCTCCGCTGCCGCCGACCCGGCGCAGGACTGGCTCGCGGGCGGCTCCTACGCGGTCGTCCGTCGCATCCGGATGCTGCTGGACGACTGGGAGAAGCTCTCGGTCGCACGTCAGGAGCGGGTCATCGGCCGGCGCAAGGACGACGGTGCCCCGCTCAGCGGCGGCGACGAGACCACCGCGATGGACCTGGACAAGCTCGGTCCGGACGGCAAGCCGGTGATCCCGTCGAACGCCCACGCCCGGATCTCCTCACCCGGGAAGAACGGCGGGGCGGCGATGCTGCGGCGCCCGTTCTCGTACCACGACGGCATCGACCCGGACGGGACGCCCGACGCGGGGCTGCTCTTCGTCTGCTGGCAGGCGGACCCGTTCCGGGGCTTCGTGCCGGTGCAGCGCAAACTCGACCGGGGGGACGCGCTCTCGCCGTTCATCCGGCACGAGGCGAGCGGTGTCTTCGCGGTGCCGGGCGGCGCCGCGGAGGGGGAGTACGTGGGGCAGCGACTGCTGGAGTCCTGA
- a CDS encoding copper chaperone PCu(A)C: MTGRAVLAGGLALVSGLTLAGCSSGGSPELKVVGAFMPQPVSDIAAAFLVVENAGGATDRLTSVTSSISDHVTIHETKGRAMRMVSSFEVPAGGELDLERGGSHIMFSELKRQPKRGQKISVELHFEKTGPLTVELPVEETTYNPAKQ; this comes from the coding sequence GTGACAGGCCGGGCGGTACTCGCAGGCGGACTGGCCCTCGTCTCGGGCCTGACCCTCGCGGGGTGTTCCAGCGGGGGCTCCCCCGAACTGAAGGTCGTCGGGGCCTTCATGCCGCAGCCGGTCAGCGACATCGCGGCGGCGTTCCTCGTCGTGGAGAACGCGGGAGGCGCCACCGACCGGCTGACCTCGGTGACCAGCTCGATCTCCGACCACGTCACGATCCACGAGACGAAGGGCCGGGCCATGCGGATGGTCTCGTCCTTCGAGGTGCCCGCGGGCGGCGAACTGGACCTCGAACGCGGCGGCAGCCACATCATGTTCAGCGAGCTCAAGCGGCAGCCGAAGCGCGGACAGAAGATCTCCGTGGAGCTGCACTTCGAGAAGACCGGCCCGCTCACGGTCGAACTTCCCGTCGAGGAGACGACCTACAACCCGGCGAAGCAGTGA
- a CDS encoding copper resistance CopC/CopD family protein: MTATAPRADRVRPFPIRRPLTASALLATLIGLFLGLMLAGAAPASAHAALTGSDPQDGAVVDAAPQNVTLSFSESVSLGDDAIRVLDPSGARADTGDPRAVGDGKAARYAVTLHSGLPDGTYTVAWQAVSADSHPVSGAFTFSIGAPSTTTVALSASGAGGGVVGLLYDIARYAAYTGFILLAGGSAFVLACWRGGASARPLQRLVLGGWITLTASTLLMLLLRNPYTGSGKFADAFDLAGLQASLETKPGAALVSRLLLLGASALFVAVLFGTYSRREDEKERKDLTFGLSLGGAVVATGIAGTWSLAEHASTGLQPGIAMPVDMAHLLAVAAWLGGLASLLTALYRVPELPSAAVRRFSRIAFVSVVVLAGTGLYQSWRQVGSWSALTGTAYGRLLLVKVGLVAVLVGVAWISRRWTGRLTHGKPSGTGAVTEEEAEPAAEEAGLVTVAATESAAGTGEGGPATTTDPTRAAQLARQRAARTATRERKARDADAGRSGLRRSVLVETAVAAVLLVVATILSSTEPGRTEEEAAKTNVAAAPAVAQPVTVSLPFDTGGTHGKGTVQLDLDPGRTGSNDLHLWIEDGKGTAMDVPEVRIALTLEAKDIGPLPVVPDRLAEGHWAASGVQIPMAGEWKFAVSVRTSDIDETTVVKNVKIG, encoded by the coding sequence ATGACAGCCACCGCCCCGCGCGCAGATCGTGTCCGGCCTTTCCCGATACGCCGGCCGCTCACCGCGTCCGCGCTCCTCGCCACGCTGATCGGCCTGTTCCTCGGCCTGATGCTGGCGGGCGCGGCTCCCGCGTCCGCGCACGCCGCCCTCACGGGAAGCGATCCGCAGGACGGGGCGGTGGTCGACGCCGCACCCCAGAACGTCACCCTCTCCTTCTCCGAGTCCGTCTCGCTGGGCGACGACGCGATCCGGGTGCTCGACCCGTCCGGCGCGCGGGCCGACACCGGTGACCCGCGCGCGGTGGGCGACGGCAAGGCCGCCCGGTACGCCGTCACACTCCACTCCGGCCTCCCCGACGGCACCTACACCGTGGCCTGGCAGGCGGTGTCCGCCGACAGCCACCCGGTCTCGGGCGCCTTCACCTTCTCCATCGGCGCACCGTCCACCACCACCGTCGCGCTGTCCGCCTCGGGTGCGGGCGGCGGAGTGGTCGGCCTGCTCTACGACATCGCGCGCTACGCCGCGTACACCGGTTTCATCCTGCTCGCGGGCGGCTCCGCGTTCGTCCTCGCCTGCTGGCGGGGCGGTGCCTCGGCCCGCCCGCTGCAACGGCTCGTGCTCGGCGGCTGGATCACCCTCACCGCGTCCACCCTGCTGATGCTGCTGCTGCGCAACCCGTACACCGGCAGCGGGAAGTTCGCCGACGCCTTCGATCTCGCCGGTCTCCAGGCGTCCCTGGAGACCAAGCCGGGCGCCGCGCTGGTCTCCCGGCTGCTCCTGCTGGGCGCCTCCGCGCTCTTCGTCGCCGTGTTGTTCGGTACGTATTCCCGGCGCGAGGACGAGAAGGAGCGGAAAGACCTCACCTTCGGCCTCTCGCTCGGCGGGGCGGTCGTCGCCACCGGCATCGCGGGTACCTGGTCGCTCGCCGAACACGCCTCCACCGGGCTCCAGCCGGGCATCGCCATGCCGGTCGACATGGCCCATCTGCTGGCGGTCGCGGCCTGGCTGGGCGGCCTGGCCTCCCTGCTGACCGCCCTGTACCGGGTCCCCGAGCTGCCCTCCGCAGCCGTACGCCGCTTCTCGCGCATCGCGTTCGTCAGCGTGGTCGTCCTCGCCGGAACCGGGCTCTACCAGTCCTGGCGCCAGGTCGGCTCCTGGTCGGCGCTCACCGGCACCGCCTACGGCCGGCTGCTGCTGGTGAAGGTCGGACTGGTCGCGGTCCTCGTGGGCGTCGCCTGGATCTCCCGGCGCTGGACGGGCCGGCTGACCCACGGGAAGCCCTCCGGGACGGGAGCGGTCACCGAGGAGGAGGCGGAGCCGGCGGCCGAGGAGGCCGGACTGGTGACGGTCGCGGCCACCGAGTCGGCCGCCGGTACCGGCGAGGGCGGGCCCGCCACGACCACCGACCCCACGCGCGCCGCCCAGCTCGCCCGCCAACGGGCCGCCCGGACGGCGACCAGGGAACGGAAGGCCCGCGACGCCGATGCCGGCCGCTCCGGACTGCGCCGCTCGGTCCTCGTCGAGACCGCCGTCGCCGCCGTCCTGCTGGTCGTCGCCACCATCCTCTCGTCAACCGAACCCGGCCGTACGGAGGAGGAGGCCGCGAAGACCAATGTCGCCGCCGCTCCGGCCGTCGCTCAGCCGGTCACGGTGAGCCTGCCCTTCGACACCGGCGGCACCCACGGCAAGGGAACCGTCCAGCTGGACCTCGACCCGGGCCGGACCGGCTCCAACGACCTGCATCTGTGGATCGAGGACGGGAAGGGCACGGCGATGGACGTACCGGAAGTACGGATCGCGCTCACCCTGGAGGCGAAGGACATCGGCCCTCTGCCGGTCGTCCCCGACCGGCTCGCCGAGGGCCACTGGGCCGCGAGCGGCGTCCAGATCCCGATGGCGGGCGAGTGGAAGTTCGCGGTCTCCGTCCGCACCTCGGACATCGACGAGACCACCGTCGTCAAGAACGTGAAGATCGGCTGA